The Microbacterium luteum genome includes a region encoding these proteins:
- a CDS encoding ABC transporter ATP-binding protein — protein sequence MQSQQRIILSVEHLQKSFGPKEVLRDVTFTAAAGEFVCIVGPSGAGKTTLLRALAQLGPADGGRVLLDGREVTEPPSEMAVVFQDYSRSLMPWMRVAANVELPLLRSRLSKAERSERIQQALVDVGLPDAGRLYPWQMSGGMQQRVAIARSLAYRPEVLIMDEPFASVDAQTRADLEDLMLDLRDRLGVTIVLVTHDIDESVYLSDKVIVLSGSPATVTATVPVPLGAPRDQIATKATPEFLALRAEIHGLIAHAGARPVTVSS from the coding sequence ATGCAAAGCCAACAGCGCATCATCTTGTCCGTCGAACACCTCCAGAAGAGCTTCGGTCCGAAGGAGGTCCTACGCGACGTCACCTTCACCGCCGCCGCCGGCGAGTTCGTCTGCATCGTCGGGCCGTCCGGCGCCGGGAAGACCACGCTGCTCCGGGCTCTTGCGCAACTCGGCCCTGCAGACGGCGGGCGCGTGCTGCTCGACGGCCGAGAAGTCACAGAGCCGCCCTCGGAGATGGCCGTGGTCTTCCAGGACTACAGCCGGTCGCTGATGCCCTGGATGCGGGTCGCCGCGAACGTGGAACTTCCGCTGTTGCGCAGTCGACTGTCGAAGGCTGAGCGTTCAGAACGTATCCAGCAGGCACTTGTCGATGTCGGACTTCCCGATGCGGGCAGGCTGTACCCCTGGCAGATGTCCGGTGGGATGCAGCAGCGGGTTGCCATTGCCCGGTCGCTCGCATATCGTCCGGAAGTCTTGATCATGGATGAGCCGTTCGCCTCGGTCGATGCGCAGACCAGGGCAGACCTCGAGGATCTGATGCTCGATCTGCGCGACAGGCTGGGCGTGACGATCGTGCTCGTCACGCATGACATCGACGAGTCGGTGTATCTTTCGGACAAGGTCATCGTTCTCTCCGGCAGCCCGGCTACGGTGACCGCAACTGTGCCTGTGCCGCTGGGTGCCCCGCGAGATCAGATCGCGACGAAGGCGACACCGGAGTTCCTCGCACTTCGAGCGGAGATCCACGGCTTGATCGCCCATGCCGGGGCGAGGCCGGTTACAGTGTCGTCGTGA
- a CDS encoding ABC transporter permease, producing the protein MAAVTALKGRARRNTSTYSATSGHLIAKIGFIAAIVIAWQIAASAGTLGAVPTPVDVAQALIGVFVDGSVWMPVAITLGAWAVSFILASMLGLVLGFPLGASDLAYRMSVFLLDFCRTIPALALIPLVVLMFGTGMESTVILATFAAVWAVLLQVIYGVRDVDPVARDVFRSFRVRRSDVILRLILPTAAPYIATGLRLAAAICLLLTLSVQIVIAAPGIGQQIVLAQLGGAIAKMYAYIVLSGVLGIALNAIFVAIERAALHWHPSFRGEVH; encoded by the coding sequence GTGGCAGCAGTGACCGCATTGAAAGGCCGCGCGCGGCGGAACACATCGACGTACTCTGCGACATCGGGTCACCTGATCGCGAAGATCGGATTCATCGCCGCCATCGTGATCGCGTGGCAGATCGCCGCCTCTGCCGGAACGCTCGGTGCCGTGCCGACGCCGGTAGACGTCGCTCAGGCCCTCATCGGGGTCTTCGTCGACGGTTCAGTATGGATGCCGGTGGCGATCACGCTCGGCGCCTGGGCAGTGAGCTTCATCCTCGCGTCGATGCTCGGGCTCGTTCTCGGTTTCCCCCTCGGCGCCAGCGATCTCGCCTACCGGATGTCGGTCTTCCTGCTGGACTTCTGCCGCACGATTCCCGCGCTGGCATTGATCCCGCTAGTAGTCCTCATGTTCGGCACGGGCATGGAGAGCACGGTCATCTTGGCGACATTCGCCGCTGTCTGGGCAGTGCTGCTGCAGGTGATCTACGGTGTCCGGGATGTAGATCCGGTCGCCCGCGACGTCTTCCGATCTTTTCGAGTCCGCCGTTCAGACGTCATCCTCCGGCTCATCCTGCCGACTGCGGCGCCGTACATCGCGACCGGGCTGCGCCTGGCGGCCGCGATCTGCCTACTACTCACCCTGAGCGTCCAGATCGTGATCGCGGCTCCCGGGATAGGGCAGCAGATCGTTCTCGCCCAGCTCGGTGGGGCCATTGCGAAGATGTACGCATACATCGTCCTCAGCGGTGTGCTCGGAATCGCGCTGAACGCGATCTTCGTCGCGATCGAGCGCGCTGCCCTACACTGGCATCCGTCGTTCCGCGGGGAGGTGCACTGA
- a CDS encoding SDR family NAD(P)-dependent oxidoreductase: MSEVSLPGLSGELFVVTGGAGGQGAEEALLLARNGAHVIAADVRDAAPELLASAADLPGTVEYRRLDVTSEDEWASLAASLAGRRVKGLVNNAGVTQRTRIGDVVRSDWDRVLAINVTGPMLGIQALLPLMPEGASIVNIGSAAGVTGHYTAAYTTSKWAIRGLSHSCATELGPRGIRVNLVHPGYIHTEMTASAPSAFLDANIAVSPLHRGGQPQEVANVVVFLLSDAASYVTGAEVGVDGGQLLSGVATFLSDAVRPQQQADQS; the protein is encoded by the coding sequence GTGAGCGAGGTATCCCTTCCCGGCCTCTCGGGTGAGCTGTTCGTCGTGACCGGGGGTGCTGGCGGACAGGGCGCCGAGGAAGCACTGCTGCTCGCCCGCAACGGTGCACACGTGATCGCCGCCGACGTCCGGGATGCTGCACCCGAACTGCTCGCATCCGCTGCAGACCTGCCGGGCACGGTCGAGTACCGGCGCCTCGATGTCACGTCCGAAGACGAGTGGGCCTCCCTCGCCGCATCCCTCGCCGGACGCCGCGTGAAGGGCCTCGTCAACAACGCGGGGGTCACCCAGCGCACGAGGATCGGCGACGTCGTGCGCAGCGACTGGGATCGGGTGCTCGCGATCAACGTGACCGGTCCGATGCTCGGCATCCAGGCGCTGCTCCCCCTCATGCCCGAGGGCGCCTCGATCGTCAACATCGGGTCGGCAGCCGGTGTGACCGGCCACTACACGGCTGCGTACACGACCAGCAAATGGGCGATCCGCGGGCTCTCGCACTCGTGTGCGACCGAGCTCGGCCCGCGCGGCATCCGGGTCAATCTCGTCCACCCCGGCTACATCCACACCGAGATGACGGCGAGCGCGCCCTCCGCATTCCTCGATGCGAACATCGCGGTCTCTCCGCTGCACCGGGGCGGACAGCCGCAGGAGGTCGCGAACGTCGTGGTCTTCCTGCTCTCGGATGCCGCCTCGTACGTCACCGGCGCCGAGGTCGGTGTCGACGGCGGCCAGCTCCTGTCGGGAGTGGCGACTTTCCTGTCGGACGCCGTCCGGCCCCAGCAGCAGGCAGACCAGTCCTAG
- a CDS encoding IS3 family transposase, whose amino-acid sequence MLRAYRINALHDDPTFGYRYLADEARRAGWRMSRRTAWRLCSQAGILSSAQRRRRGKGKKAGPPSP is encoded by the coding sequence GTGCTCCGCGCGTATCGGATCAACGCGCTCCACGACGACCCGACGTTCGGATACCGCTACCTCGCCGACGAAGCCCGCCGGGCGGGCTGGCGGATGAGCAGGCGCACGGCGTGGAGGCTGTGCTCGCAGGCCGGGATCCTCTCGTCCGCGCAACGCCGGCGGCGCGGGAAGGGGAAGAAGGCCGGCCCTCCTTCCCCGTGA
- a CDS encoding ABC transporter permease, with the protein MRTLRRGSLALVLPVIAVALWWVATENAESFYFPPLSQILGVFVDLWVFDLVPVHVVPSIVAILVGLGVSIVLGIAIGVALGLSKFASEMVSPVLQFLRYLPAVALLPLAIQLIGIGLEMRVAIIVLGAIWPILLNTMDGVRAINPSVVDVAKSTRLRWTTWIFRLVLPAASPQIFTGIRASLAVAVVLMVASELLGSSRGMGYFILESQRQFSLPEMWSGMILLGIIGYLLNVIFARIEHAVLAWHRLSRS; encoded by the coding sequence ATGCGCACTCTGCGTCGGGGCTCTCTCGCCCTCGTCCTCCCTGTGATCGCCGTCGCCCTCTGGTGGGTCGCCACCGAGAACGCCGAGTCGTTCTACTTCCCCCCGCTTTCCCAGATACTGGGCGTCTTCGTCGATCTATGGGTCTTCGACCTGGTGCCCGTGCATGTCGTGCCGAGCATCGTCGCCATCCTCGTCGGCCTCGGAGTGTCAATCGTCCTGGGCATCGCGATCGGAGTCGCGCTCGGACTTTCGAAGTTCGCGAGCGAGATGGTGAGCCCCGTGCTGCAGTTCCTTCGCTATCTGCCCGCCGTGGCACTGCTCCCGCTCGCGATCCAATTGATCGGCATCGGACTGGAGATGCGAGTCGCGATCATCGTGCTCGGTGCCATCTGGCCGATCCTGCTCAACACGATGGACGGCGTGCGGGCGATCAACCCCTCGGTCGTCGATGTCGCGAAATCGACACGTCTGCGCTGGACAACCTGGATCTTCCGCCTCGTGCTCCCTGCGGCGAGCCCGCAGATCTTCACCGGCATCCGTGCCAGCCTCGCCGTCGCCGTCGTCCTCATGGTCGCCAGCGAACTGCTCGGATCCTCGCGGGGTATGGGCTACTTCATCCTTGAGTCCCAGCGTCAGTTCTCGCTGCCGGAGATGTGGTCGGGCATGATCCTGCTCGGCATCATCGGTTATCTCCTCAATGTCATCTTCGCCAGGATCGAGCACGCCGTGCTCGCTTGGCATCGCCTGTCGCGCAGCTGA
- a CDS encoding alpha/beta hydrolase family protein — protein sequence MFMYFPTNYVWSMSVVATLNNGGYIDEVDRACKPVLLASQNGDDAGTEELYASWSAVADRLIAKAQDDAARGRRIGAGETYYRASLYTSQAERLQSPKWEGRNAAYQKSIDLLLKHVELSSVPLTAVDIPYAPADEGVDSALPAYFYRARGEGPHPVVIQWNGLDSTKEMMYYSQFPQMLAERGVSTLMVDTPGSGEALRLRGLTARHDTEVWAGAIIDWLEANTADLGIDPEQIGIVGWSLGGYYAPRALAFEKRLKLGVAWGANHNWAEVQEGRRQREGENPVPHYWDHVFWVWGATDMDDFIEKTKGMHLNGVASEITAPVLITHGVGDRQINVKYAHQSYEEAVNSPKRELRLFDDPEGGTEHISIDNMPYVAGIIADWVAETFAEGA from the coding sequence ATGTTCATGTACTTCCCCACCAACTACGTCTGGAGCATGTCGGTGGTCGCCACGCTCAACAACGGCGGCTACATCGACGAGGTCGACCGGGCGTGCAAGCCCGTCCTGCTCGCATCTCAGAACGGCGACGACGCCGGCACCGAAGAGCTGTACGCGTCGTGGTCGGCCGTAGCGGACCGGCTCATCGCGAAGGCACAGGACGACGCGGCGCGCGGCCGTCGCATCGGCGCGGGCGAGACGTACTACCGCGCATCGCTGTACACGTCGCAGGCCGAGCGGCTGCAGTCGCCGAAATGGGAGGGACGGAACGCCGCATATCAGAAATCGATCGACCTGCTGCTCAAGCACGTCGAGCTGTCGAGCGTGCCGTTGACCGCAGTCGACATCCCCTACGCACCGGCGGACGAGGGCGTGGACTCCGCCCTGCCGGCCTACTTCTATCGCGCCCGGGGAGAAGGCCCGCATCCCGTCGTCATCCAGTGGAACGGCCTGGATTCGACCAAGGAGATGATGTACTACTCGCAGTTCCCGCAGATGCTCGCCGAGCGCGGCGTATCGACCCTCATGGTCGATACGCCCGGGTCCGGCGAAGCGCTGCGCCTTCGCGGTCTGACCGCCCGTCATGACACCGAGGTGTGGGCCGGCGCGATCATCGACTGGCTCGAGGCGAACACGGCCGATCTGGGCATCGACCCGGAGCAGATCGGCATCGTCGGCTGGTCGCTCGGCGGCTACTACGCGCCGCGCGCGCTCGCGTTCGAGAAGCGGCTCAAGCTGGGCGTCGCCTGGGGCGCCAACCACAACTGGGCCGAAGTCCAGGAGGGGCGCCGTCAGCGCGAGGGTGAGAACCCCGTGCCGCACTATTGGGACCACGTCTTCTGGGTATGGGGGGCGACCGACATGGACGACTTCATCGAGAAGACGAAGGGGATGCACCTGAACGGCGTCGCCTCTGAGATCACCGCGCCCGTGCTGATCACGCACGGCGTCGGAGACCGTCAGATCAACGTCAAGTACGCGCACCAGAGTTACGAGGAGGCCGTGAACAGTCCCAAGCGCGAACTGCGGCTGTTCGACGACCCCGAGGGCGGCACGGAGCACATCTCGATCGACAACATGCCCTACGTCGCCGGCATCATCGCCGACTGGGTGGCCGAGACGTTCGCCGAAGGCGCGTGA
- a CDS encoding transposase — protein sequence MARLLRLDEIVAVRVPSLAQETARDLVRAWEDNRGELMAARHRLSKLLLRHGIMYDGKRAWTGAHDAWLRRHRFEQPASHADYEAVQQVGARKDRLDTLIEQTAATSEYANTVTRLGCIRGISTLTAFALAVEIGDWERFTGSSIGAFTGLMPPEYSSGQSRVQGLITKTGNTHARRLLVEAAWHHREPNGPARSCRPGGRKHPGWPSPAAMPATDGRIASGTVHRPPQVEIPVTVSAGSSSSRDSPTTGGEATGSATRTCSARIGSTRSTTTRRSDTATSPTKPAGRAGG from the coding sequence TTGGCTCGCCTGCTGCGGCTGGACGAGATCGTAGCGGTGCGTGTGCCGTCGCTGGCGCAGGAGACCGCTCGAGATCTGGTTCGTGCGTGGGAAGACAATCGGGGCGAACTGATGGCGGCACGGCACCGGCTGTCGAAGCTGCTGCTGCGGCACGGGATCATGTACGACGGCAAGCGGGCCTGGACGGGTGCCCACGACGCTTGGCTGCGACGTCACCGATTCGAGCAGCCCGCGTCCCACGCCGACTACGAGGCCGTCCAGCAGGTCGGCGCCCGCAAGGACCGGCTCGACACGCTCATCGAACAGACGGCCGCGACCAGCGAATATGCGAATACCGTCACGCGTCTGGGATGTATACGAGGCATATCGACGTTGACCGCGTTTGCATTGGCGGTCGAGATCGGCGACTGGGAGAGATTCACCGGGTCAAGCATCGGCGCGTTCACCGGCCTCATGCCGCCGGAGTACTCATCCGGTCAGTCTCGGGTGCAGGGATTGATTACGAAGACCGGCAACACCCACGCCCGCCGACTGCTGGTCGAAGCAGCCTGGCATCACCGCGAACCTAACGGCCCGGCGCGGTCATGCAGGCCCGGTGGGCGCAAGCATCCCGGATGGCCGTCGCCCGCGGCGATGCCGGCAACCGACGGCCGCATCGCAAGTGGCACGGTCCACCGCCCGCCACAAGTGGAGATTCCCGTGACGGTGTCGGCCGGGTCCTCAAGCTCACGAGACAGTCCTACTACCGGTGGAGAGGCGACCGGGTCCGCGACGCGGACGTGCTCCGCGCGTATCGGATCAACGCGCTCCACGACGACCCGACGTTCGGATACCGCTACCTCGCCGACGAAGCCCGCCGGGCGGGCTGGCGGATGA
- a CDS encoding nuclear transport factor 2 family protein produces MDNQRFNDYIARFNRRDDTAFDDYLAEDVHVKNGTLEYTGVQGMKDHYAKIWPTFTEALEPTDFVGSDANVAIRMVTYFTADRDDPDSLFGPVVHGDRFEFRGVISYRLNAEDKFSDILVAYNSFTSIRVDGTVTELGIPH; encoded by the coding sequence ATGGACAACCAGAGGTTCAACGACTACATCGCGCGATTCAACCGGCGAGACGACACCGCCTTCGACGATTACCTTGCCGAGGACGTGCACGTGAAGAACGGCACGCTGGAGTACACCGGCGTTCAGGGAATGAAGGACCATTACGCGAAGATCTGGCCCACGTTCACTGAAGCGCTCGAACCCACCGACTTCGTCGGCTCAGACGCGAACGTCGCGATCCGCATGGTGACCTACTTCACCGCCGATCGCGACGATCCGGATTCCCTGTTCGGCCCTGTGGTGCACGGCGACCGATTCGAATTCCGCGGTGTCATCTCCTACCGGCTGAACGCGGAAGACAAATTCTCCGACATCCTCGTGGCATACAACTCGTTTACGAGCATCCGCGTCGACGGAACCGTCACCGAACTCGGCATCCCGCACTGA
- a CDS encoding GntR family transcriptional regulator, with product MSTPLLPPRGARRVADEVYRILHARIVAGELQPGERIEIDHVARELDVSRTPVREAVLQLASTGMVERVPYRGTIVTGVDADRLEEVTALRIQLEGLAAELGAARIDEAGVARMAELQDTIEIRAHEAGYASGIFNELNAQFHGVLYAAAGAPTLVRLIEGLNAEADRMRLHFPAADGLADPHHRAIIEACRDGDVGAARIATQRHILAAYFSMSRSDAVPDGGALSLVVRETGLPLRRGC from the coding sequence GTGAGCACCCCGCTGTTACCACCGCGCGGTGCCCGACGAGTGGCCGACGAGGTTTACCGAATCCTGCATGCGCGGATCGTCGCCGGAGAGCTCCAGCCCGGGGAACGCATCGAGATCGATCATGTGGCACGCGAACTCGACGTCTCGCGCACGCCGGTGCGGGAAGCGGTTCTCCAGCTGGCCAGCACGGGGATGGTCGAGCGCGTACCGTACCGGGGCACGATCGTGACCGGTGTCGATGCTGATCGGCTCGAAGAGGTGACGGCGCTCCGCATCCAACTGGAGGGCCTCGCTGCAGAACTGGGTGCCGCGCGCATCGACGAGGCCGGTGTCGCGCGGATGGCCGAACTGCAGGACACGATCGAAATCCGGGCTCATGAGGCCGGCTATGCGTCGGGCATCTTCAACGAACTCAATGCGCAGTTCCACGGGGTGCTCTATGCCGCCGCAGGCGCACCGACGCTCGTCCGCCTCATCGAGGGACTCAACGCTGAAGCGGATCGGATGCGGCTGCACTTCCCCGCTGCCGACGGACTCGCCGACCCCCACCATCGAGCGATCATCGAAGCCTGCCGGGATGGCGACGTCGGCGCTGCGAGGATCGCCACGCAACGTCACATCCTCGCCGCGTATTTCAGCATGAGCCGCTCGGATGCCGTTCCCGACGGTGGTGCGCTGTCGCTCGTCGTCCGCGAGACGGGGTTGCCGCTGCGCCGGGGGTGTTAG
- a CDS encoding SDR family NAD(P)-dependent oxidoreductase, translated as MGRLQDKIAVITGIGGGMGREAARRFAAEGARVVGCDVNAEGLEETVRIVRGEGGEITGHAPVDLSDAETTARWIDDAAAVYGGIDILYNNAGIQRFAPIDELAVDDWELNVRGELSIVFYAVRAAWKHLKRRGGTIVNIGSIAGTRGVEFMPQNVHGAAKAGVINLTQQLAVEGGPHGIRAVCISPGFIETPATKFLVDNPPPAIKETWDRIPLRRVGRPDDIVNAAVFLASDEATWITGVNLVVDGGGSVLG; from the coding sequence ATGGGACGCCTGCAGGACAAGATCGCCGTCATCACCGGCATCGGCGGTGGCATGGGCCGAGAAGCCGCGCGCCGCTTCGCGGCAGAGGGTGCGAGGGTCGTCGGATGCGACGTGAATGCCGAAGGCCTCGAGGAGACGGTGCGGATCGTCCGCGGCGAAGGCGGCGAGATCACCGGCCATGCTCCCGTCGATCTCAGCGACGCCGAAACGACCGCACGCTGGATCGACGACGCGGCGGCCGTTTACGGCGGCATCGACATCCTCTACAACAACGCCGGCATCCAGCGCTTCGCGCCCATCGACGAACTCGCGGTGGACGACTGGGAGCTCAACGTGCGCGGCGAACTGAGCATCGTCTTCTACGCCGTCCGCGCGGCCTGGAAGCACCTCAAGCGTCGCGGCGGCACGATCGTGAACATCGGCTCGATCGCAGGCACTCGCGGGGTGGAGTTCATGCCGCAGAACGTGCACGGCGCCGCGAAGGCCGGCGTCATCAACCTCACTCAGCAACTCGCCGTCGAAGGCGGCCCGCACGGCATCCGCGCCGTGTGCATCTCGCCGGGTTTCATCGAGACCCCCGCGACCAAGTTCCTCGTAGACAATCCGCCCCCAGCGATCAAGGAGACCTGGGATCGCATCCCGCTCCGCCGCGTCGGTCGACCGGACGACATCGTGAACGCGGCGGTCTTCCTGGCCTCCGACGAGGCGACGTGGATCACGGGGGTGAACCTCGTAGTCGACGGCGGAGGCTCGGTGCTCGGTTGA
- a CDS encoding ABC transporter substrate-binding protein — MAAAALMLTSCAGSSSQSSADGEAELTSIAVGMTPIANAAPVYLAIQEGFFEDEGLKVTPTTIQAAAAAIPSLINDELQFALVSAVPTITAASKGLPVRVVAANDHYNPDATATDAAALVASAGSGITDMADLGGATVAVVGLKSAPELATRVALEKVGVDPSTVDFVEISYPDMVPALQSDRVDAAVVVDPFLSQVKEAGLSVIGQPFLDGLAGEVGTTWIAADAFVSQNADTAAGFVRAIEKAVAYAAENPDAVREIMGTYTETDPEVLAKSLLPVFDSSISSGDLQYYADTMLDQGFIAESYDASELLWQQ; from the coding sequence GTGGCTGCTGCCGCACTGATGCTGACCTCATGCGCAGGTAGTAGCAGCCAGTCGAGTGCTGATGGTGAAGCCGAGCTCACCAGCATCGCTGTCGGCATGACGCCGATCGCGAACGCGGCCCCGGTGTACCTCGCGATTCAAGAAGGCTTTTTCGAGGACGAGGGCTTGAAAGTCACCCCGACGACGATCCAGGCTGCGGCAGCTGCGATCCCGTCGCTGATCAACGACGAGTTGCAGTTCGCTCTCGTGTCTGCTGTGCCCACCATCACCGCTGCATCCAAAGGTCTGCCTGTGCGGGTGGTCGCCGCCAACGACCACTACAACCCGGACGCGACGGCGACGGACGCCGCCGCTCTGGTCGCATCCGCAGGGAGCGGAATCACCGATATGGCGGATCTCGGCGGCGCGACTGTCGCAGTGGTCGGTCTGAAGTCCGCACCGGAACTCGCGACACGCGTCGCCCTAGAAAAGGTCGGCGTCGACCCGTCGACCGTCGATTTCGTGGAGATCTCCTACCCGGACATGGTGCCGGCTCTTCAGTCGGACCGCGTTGACGCTGCAGTCGTCGTCGATCCGTTCCTCAGCCAGGTCAAAGAAGCAGGCCTGTCGGTGATCGGGCAGCCGTTCCTCGACGGCTTGGCGGGCGAAGTGGGAACCACCTGGATCGCTGCGGACGCGTTCGTGTCCCAGAACGCCGATACCGCGGCCGGTTTCGTGAGGGCCATCGAGAAGGCCGTCGCCTATGCGGCGGAGAACCCCGATGCTGTGCGCGAGATCATGGGCACGTACACTGAGACGGATCCGGAAGTCCTCGCCAAGAGTCTGCTGCCGGTCTTCGACTCTTCGATCTCCTCCGGTGATCTGCAGTACTACGCGGACACGATGCTCGATCAAGGCTTCATCGCCGAGTCCTACGACGCGTCGGAGCTGTTGTGGCAGCAGTGA
- a CDS encoding FAD-binding oxidoreductase, translated as MMARKLTFDGRLVLPSDSDWEDARVGRVFNGRRPDRQPAAVLIAKSVDDVQKGVRLANENGWTVAIRSGGHSWAAWSVRDGGLLIDLGALREISLDEASGIVSAGPATKGGDELSPYLEERGRFFNGGHCPSVGIGGFLLQGGQGWNQRGWGWAAESVVAVDVVTADGDLVRCDADQNTDLYWAARGAGPAFPGIVVRFHLDTRPLFRHLAHTVQAYELEDFTEVMTWLYEAHHRIPDNVEIVAISTPVPLPDGTERRVFLVTGASFDDDELHARASLAEFNTCPVIDRALFVQDAAPSTLAEHRAQQELQNPEHWQYICDNAWIDAENSLEGVAAMVEGIRPLFTTNPTEKGFAIWMSNAPRRPLPDMAFSLHTDAYVAAYTVYEDPAEFARNRAWVDEVFAHAQPVTAGQYLGDSDMTNRQLRFMAPENWERLQQIIAERDPEGRFHRYLAADHATLNVNHWELSKA; from the coding sequence ATGATGGCCCGAAAGCTGACCTTCGACGGACGCCTGGTGCTGCCTTCCGACTCCGATTGGGAGGATGCCCGCGTCGGTCGCGTCTTCAACGGTCGGCGTCCCGACCGCCAGCCCGCTGCGGTGTTGATCGCCAAGTCGGTCGACGACGTGCAGAAGGGCGTCCGCCTCGCGAACGAGAACGGATGGACGGTCGCCATCCGTTCGGGCGGGCACTCCTGGGCCGCGTGGAGCGTGCGGGACGGCGGGCTGCTCATCGACCTTGGCGCGTTGCGCGAGATATCACTCGACGAGGCGAGTGGAATCGTTTCGGCCGGTCCAGCCACGAAGGGCGGCGACGAGTTGTCGCCCTATCTGGAGGAGCGCGGCCGGTTCTTCAACGGAGGTCACTGCCCGTCGGTGGGCATCGGCGGATTCCTGTTGCAGGGCGGACAGGGCTGGAACCAGCGGGGCTGGGGATGGGCGGCGGAGTCGGTCGTCGCCGTGGACGTCGTCACCGCCGATGGCGATCTCGTCCGCTGCGATGCGGACCAGAACACCGATCTCTACTGGGCTGCACGCGGCGCGGGTCCGGCCTTCCCGGGGATCGTCGTCCGATTCCACCTCGACACGCGCCCGCTCTTCAGGCATCTCGCCCACACAGTTCAGGCCTACGAACTCGAGGACTTCACCGAGGTGATGACCTGGCTCTACGAGGCACATCACCGCATCCCGGACAACGTCGAGATCGTCGCGATCTCGACACCGGTACCTCTTCCCGACGGGACGGAGCGCCGCGTCTTCCTGGTCACGGGTGCGAGTTTCGACGACGATGAGCTGCACGCCCGCGCATCCCTCGCGGAATTCAACACGTGCCCGGTCATCGACCGGGCACTCTTCGTGCAGGACGCCGCCCCGTCGACGCTCGCCGAGCATCGCGCGCAGCAGGAGCTGCAGAATCCCGAGCACTGGCAGTACATCTGCGACAACGCCTGGATCGACGCAGAGAACTCTCTGGAAGGCGTTGCCGCGATGGTCGAGGGAATCCGACCGTTGTTCACGACGAACCCGACCGAGAAGGGCTTCGCGATCTGGATGAGCAACGCCCCTCGCCGGCCGCTGCCGGACATGGCGTTCTCGCTACACACGGATGCCTACGTCGCCGCCTACACCGTGTACGAGGATCCCGCCGAGTTCGCGCGCAACCGCGCCTGGGTGGACGAGGTGTTCGCACACGCTCAGCCGGTGACGGCAGGCCAGTACCTGGGCGACAGCGACATGACCAATCGTCAGCTGCGGTTCATGGCGCCGGAGAACTGGGAGAGACTGCAGCAGATCATCGCAGAGCGGGACCCGGAGGGCCGCTTCCACCGCTACCTCGCGGCTGACCACGCGACGCTCAACGTCAACCACTGGGAGCTCAGCAAAGCGTGA
- a CDS encoding RidA family protein, with protein sequence MTRRAVNPATLLSPPGPYSQVVRSTDVAFVSGQVGAGIDGELVGPGIVEQTVQAVSNIGSALTAVGLELADVVKLTIFLAYADDLDDLVPYMDAAFPALFTKGLPASSLVFVNRLFDPSLRIEIEAIAHR encoded by the coding sequence ATGACGCGACGCGCCGTGAATCCCGCAACTCTCCTGTCACCTCCTGGACCGTACTCTCAGGTGGTGCGCTCGACCGACGTGGCATTCGTCTCAGGACAAGTCGGCGCCGGGATTGACGGCGAGCTTGTCGGCCCCGGCATCGTGGAGCAGACCGTCCAGGCGGTGTCGAACATCGGCTCGGCGCTGACCGCGGTGGGGCTCGAACTGGCGGATGTCGTCAAGCTGACGATCTTCTTGGCATACGCGGACGACTTGGACGACCTCGTGCCATACATGGATGCGGCGTTCCCTGCGCTGTTCACGAAGGGGCTTCCCGCCAGCTCGCTCGTCTTCGTCAATCGGCTCTTCGACCCGTCACTGCGCATCGAGATCGAGGCGATCGCGCACCGGTAA